CAGTGCAAGATGTAAGGCCTGCGCAAGCAGGGCCCCACACGGGGCGAGAAGCATGACAACGAGCGTGAAACGAGCGAGAGAACGCATATACCAGCGTCTCACCGCCCACCAGATCCCTTCGGGGTGACGGGAAGCGAGGAACGCTAAGAAAGAAGATGGTCAAGATACCAAGGGTCCACGGTGGATGCCCTGGCACTGGAGCCGATGAAGGACGCGATTACCTGCGAAAAGCCCGGGCGAGCTGGAGATACGCTTTGACCCCGGGATGTCCGAATGGGGAAACCCACCCGTTTACGGGTACTCCTGCAAAGGAGAGGGAACTCAGGGAACTGAAACATCTCAGTACCTGAAGGAGAAGAAAGAGACATCGATTCCGTCAGTAGCGGCGAGCGAACCCGGATCAGCCCAAACCAGGATGCTTGCATCCTGGGGTTGTAGGACTCCTGTTGACGATTCAACCACGCCAATCGAAGTTGCTGGAAAGCGACACCACAGAGGGTGACAGTCCCGTAGGTGAACGCCTGGTTGACGGAAGGAGCACCTGAGTAGGTCGTTGTTCGTGAAACGATGACTGAATCCGCGCGGACCACCGCGCAAGGCTAAATACTCCCAGTGACCGATAGCGCATAGTACCGTGAGGGAAAGGTGAAAAGAACCCCGGGAGGGGAGTGAAAGAGAACCTGAAACCGTGGACTTACAAGCAGTCACAGCACCCTACGCGTGTTGTGGCGTGCCTATTGAAGCATGAGCCGGCGACTTAGACCTATCTGGCAAGCTTAAGTCACAGACGGAGGCGGAGCGAAAGCGAGTCCGAACAGGGCGAATCAGTCAGATGGGCTAGACTCGAAACCAGGTGAGCTATGCATGACCAGGTTGAAACCCCCGTGACAGGGGGCGGAGGACCGAACCGGTGCCTGCTGAAACAGTCTCGGATGAGTTGTGTATAGGAGTGAAAAGCTAACCGAACCTGGAGATAGCTAGTTCTCCCCGAAATGTATTGAGGTACAGCCTCCCACGTTCACCATGTCCTGTAGAGCACTGACAAGGCTCGGGGGCCTACCAGCCTACCAACCCTTATCAAACTCCGAAGGGGCATGCGTCCAAGTGGGGGAGTGAGGCTGCGAGAGCTAACTTCCGTAGCCGAGAGGGAAACAACCCAGACCGCCAGCTAAGGTCCCTAAATCTATACTCAGTGGTTAAGGATGTGTCGTCGCATAGACAGCCAGGAGGTTGGCTTAGAAGCAGCCACCCTTCAAAGAGTGCGTAATAGCTCACTGGTCGAGTGACGATGCGCCGAAAATGATCGGGGCTCAAGTATAGTACCGAAGCTGCGGATTGCAGACCGCTTGCGGTCTGCTCTGGTAGGGGAGCGTTCAGTCCACAGAGAAGCATGACCGGAAGGACATGTGGAGTCGACTGAAGTGCGGATGCCGGCATGAGTAACGATAAGACGGGTGAGAATCCCGTCCGCCGTAAGGACAAGGGTTCCTGGGGAAGGGTCGTCCGCCCAGGGAAAGTCGGGACCTAAGGTGAGGCCGAAAGGCGCAGCCGATGGACAGCAGGTCAAGATTCCTGCACTGACTGTGTGGAGTGATGGAGGGACGCATTACGCTATCCAATGCCGTGCTACGGCTATGCCGGTTGGTACGCTCAAGGGCGATCGGGTCAGAAAATCTACCGGTCACATGCCTCAGACGTATCGGGAGCCTCTTCGGAGGTGAAGTTGGAAACGCGACGGTGCCAAGAAAAGCTTCTAAACGTTGAAACACAGTGACCCGTACCGCAAACCGACACAGGTGTCCGAGTGTCAATGCACTAAGGCGCGCGAGAGAACCCTCGTTAAGGAACTTTGCAATCTCACCCCGTAACTTCGGAAGAAGGGGTCCCCACGCAAGTGGGGCGCAGTGAATAGGCCCAGGCGACTGTTTACCAAAATCACAGCACTCTGCCAACACGAACAGTGGACGTATAGGGTGTGACGCCTGCCCGGTGCCGGAAGGTCAAAGGGAGTGGTGCAAGCTACGAACTGAAGCCCCGGTGAACGGCGGCCGTAACTATAACGGTCCTAAGGTAGCGAAATTCCTTGTCGGGTAAGTTCCGACCTGCACGAAAGGCGTAACGATCTGGGCGCTGTCTCAACGAGGGACTCGGTGAAATTGAATTGGCTGTAAAGATGCGGCCTACCCGTAGCAGGACGAAAAGACCCCGTGGAGCTTTACTATAGTCTGGCATTGATATCCGGATTGTTCTGCGTAGCATAGGTGGGAGCCAGTGAAACCGGACTCTTGGGTTCGGTGGAGGCACCGGTGAAATACCACCCTGAACACTCTGGCTGTCTAACCCGAAGAATCGACTTCAGGAACAGTGCTTGGCGGGTAGTTTGACTGGGGCGGTCGCCTCCCAAAATGTAACGGAGGCGCCCAAAGGTCACCTCAAGACGGTTGGAAATCGTCTGCAGAGCGCAAAGGTACAAGGTGGCTTGACTGCGAGACAGACACGTCGAGCAGGGAGGAAACTCGGGCTTAGTGAACCGGTGGTACCGCGTGGAAGGGCCATCGATCAACGGATAAAAGTTACCCCGGGGATAACAGGCTGATCTCCCCCGAGAGTCCATATCGGCGGGGAGGTTTGGCACCTCGATGTCGGCTCGTCGCATCCTGGGGCTGAAGAAGGTCCCAAGGGTTGGGCTGTTCGCCCATTAAAGCGGCACGCGAGCTGGGTTCAGAACGTCGTGAGACAGTTCGGTCTCTATCCGCTACGGGCGCAGGAACATTGAGGGGAGTTGCTCCTAGTACGAGAGGACCGGAGTGAACGTACCGCTGGTCTCCCAGCTGTCCCACCAGGGGCACATGCTGGGTAGCTACGTACGGAACGGATAACCGCTGAAAGCATCTAAGCGGGAAGCCAGCCCCAAGATGAGTGTTCCCACCAGGCCAACTGGGTAAGACTCCCGGAAGACCACCGGGCAAGAGGCCAGACGTACACGCACAGCAATGTGTTCAGCGAACTGGTGCTCATCAGTCGAGGTCTTGACCATCACCTGCCATCATCCCTCGGCCGCTTGCGCGGCCGAGACGCACGACCCCGCTCGGTTCACCTCGTCTTGCTTCACTCCCGACGGTCGCTTGACCGCCGTGAGAAATGACAAACCAAGACACCCCCGTGCCCATAGCACTGCGGAACCACCCCACTCCATGCCGAACTGGGTCGTGAAACGCAGCCGCGCCAATGATACTCGGACCGCAGGGTCCCGGAAAAGTCGGTCAGCGCGGGGGTTTTTTCTATACCATCATCGCAACCCACGGGTTGCGTGCACCACAGGCGCCGCGAGCGGCGCACCTGTGCGGGAGTAGCTCAGCTGGAACCGGGCCTCAGGGCCTGAAGACGGCTTCAGTCCCTCTCTTGCAGGACTCCACGCGGGAGTAGCTCAGCTGGTAGAGCACTACCTTGCCAAGGTAGATGTCGCGAGTTCGAATCTCGTCTCCCGCTCCACACTCGCCCCCACCTCGAAAGACGTGGGGGGATTTTTCTTTGCCTGCACCCGAACGGGCCGCCTCTACTGATCTGGAGGGCGGCCCGCTCTCTCTTGGTGAGACGCCAGTGCTCTGGAATTTTGTCGCCGCCCTGTCCCTGCTGACTGCACCAAGCCGCGCGGCCTGAGAAGGGGAGAAGGCCGCCCCCGTGCCTGGACCAGAGGAGCTGTGCGTGGCTGCGGTCATCATGCGCCGCCGGGCAGCCACTATGCTGGGAGTCCGGTTGCCCCTCCTCTCTGTTGACCTGCCCGACCCGGAGTGCCCATGAATGTCCCCGTTCACCTGACCGTCAACGGTCACGATCACCACCTCGACCTTGATCCACGCACGTCCGTTCTGGACGCCCTGCGTGACCACCTCGGCGTCATGTCGGTCAAGAAAGGCTGCGATCACGGACAGTGCGGGGCGTGCACCGTCCTGGTCGACGGTGAGCGCATCCTGTCCTGCCTGGGACTGGCCGCCTCGTATGACGGCGCGCAGGTCGTGACGGCCGAGGGCCTGGGCACGCCCGGGAACCTTCACCCGCTGCAGCAGGCGTTCCTCGATCACGACGGCCTGCAGTGCGGGTACTGCACGCCGGGGCAGGTCTGTTCCGCGGTGGGGATGCTGCGGGAGGTCCGCCGGGGCATGCCGAGTCACGTCACGCCGGACGTTCAGGGCGCGCCGCACCTGACGGACGCCGAGATCCGGGAGCGGATGAGCGGCAACCTGTGCCGCTGCGGCGCGTACGTGAACATCGTCGCGGCGATCCGGGACGCCCAGCACGCCGACCTCGCGCCCGCCGAACCGCGGCCCGGGGGGCAGCGGTGAAGCCCTTCACCTTCGAGCGGGCTCAGACGGTTCCTGAAGCCCTGAGCCTGATCGGCGCGGATGGCGCCTTCCTGGCGGGCGGGACCAACCTCGTCGACCACCTGCGGCTGGGCATCCGTGAGGTGGACGCGCTGGTGGACATCCGCCGCCTCGACCTGACGGAGATCACCGGGACCGAGACTGGAGGCGTGCGGATCGGGGCGCTCGTCCGGAACAGTGACCTGGCGGCGCATCCGCTGATCCGCCAGCGCTTCCCGTTCGTGGCGGAGGCGCTGCTGTCCGGGGCGTCCGGGCAGATCCGCAACATGGCCACCACAGGCGGCAATCTGCTCCAGCGGACCCGCTGCGTGTACTTCCAGGACCTGACGACGCCCTGCAACAAGCGCGAGCCCGGCTCCGGCTGCGCGGCCCTGGAGGGCTTCGGGCGGTACAACGCGGTGCTGGGCACCTCGGAGGCCTGCGTGGCCGTGCACCCGTCGGACCTGTGCGTGCCCCTGGCGGCGCTGGACGCCGAGGTCCTCGTCGAGGGGCCGTCCGGACCGCGGCGGATTCCCTTCGCGGCGTTCCACCGCCTGCCCGGCGATCAACCGCAGCTCGATACCACCCTGCGGCCCGGGGAGCTGATCGTCGCCCTGGAGTTGCCCCCTCTGCCCCTGGCGCAGCGCTCGACGTACCGCAAGGTCCGCGAGAGGGCCTCCTACGCGTTCGCGCTCGTGTCGGTCGCCGCGGCCCTCCGGGTTGAGGGAGGGCGGGTCGCGGACGTCCGCATCGCGCTGGGGGGAGCCGCCCACCGACCCTGGCGCGCTGCCGTGGCCGAGGCGGCCCTGATCGGCCAGCCCGACACGGCGGACGCATTCACCGCGGCGATCACCGCGGAACTCGCACCCGCCCGGACCGGACCTCACAACGCCTACAAACTCCCACTGATCCGCAATACCGTCGTCGCCGTGCTCGAAGAACTCCGCAACGGCACGACCGCCCGGCGCCGCGCCGAGCAGGGAGGCGAAGGGTGAACGCAGAACGGCACATCGGCCAGGACCGCGTCCGCATCGACGGACCCCTGAAAGTCACGGGCACCGCCCCGTACGCCTACGAGCAACCCACCGACGCGCCGCTCCACCTGTACCCCCTGACGTCCAGCGTCCCCCGGGGCCGCGTCCGGTCCATCGACGCCCGCGCGGCCGAGGCGCTGCCCGGCGTGCAGCTCGTCCTGACTTACGAGAACGCCCCGAAACTGCTCGTGAAGGCCGACCCGGAACTGTACATCCTGCAGTCCCCGGACGTCCTGTACTGGGGGCAGTTCATCGGCGCGGTCGTCGCCGACACGCCCGAGATCGCCCGGCACGCCGCGTCGCTGGTCACCGTCACCTACGACGAGGCGCCGTTCGACGCCCACTTCCGGCCGGATCACCCGCAGGCGTACCGGCCCCGGCGCGTCAACGCCTTCAAGAAGACCGACACGCACGAAGGTGACGTGGAAGCCGCCCTGGCCCACGCGCCGGTCACGGTCGACCAGGCGTACACGACCCCCACCGAGCATCACAACCCGATCGAGCCGCATCCCGTCACGGCCATCTGGCACGCCGAGCACCCGCTGAACGTCACCGCGCGGCGCCTGACCCTGTACGACGCGAACCAGGGCCCGGTCTTCCATCTGATGGTCCTGGCGCCCATGCTGGGCCTGCTGCCCGCCCAGATGATCATCCACACGCCGTACGTGGGCGGGTCGTTCGGCACGAA
This is a stretch of genomic DNA from Deinococcus grandis. It encodes these proteins:
- a CDS encoding FAD binding domain-containing protein is translated as MKPFTFERAQTVPEALSLIGADGAFLAGGTNLVDHLRLGIREVDALVDIRRLDLTEITGTETGGVRIGALVRNSDLAAHPLIRQRFPFVAEALLSGASGQIRNMATTGGNLLQRTRCVYFQDLTTPCNKREPGSGCAALEGFGRYNAVLGTSEACVAVHPSDLCVPLAALDAEVLVEGPSGPRRIPFAAFHRLPGDQPQLDTTLRPGELIVALELPPLPLAQRSTYRKVRERASYAFALVSVAAALRVEGGRVADVRIALGGAAHRPWRAAVAEAALIGQPDTADAFTAAITAELAPARTGPHNAYKLPLIRNTVVAVLEELRNGTTARRRAEQGGEG
- a CDS encoding 2Fe-2S iron-sulfur cluster-binding protein; the encoded protein is MNVPVHLTVNGHDHHLDLDPRTSVLDALRDHLGVMSVKKGCDHGQCGACTVLVDGERILSCLGLAASYDGAQVVTAEGLGTPGNLHPLQQAFLDHDGLQCGYCTPGQVCSAVGMLREVRRGMPSHVTPDVQGAPHLTDAEIRERMSGNLCRCGAYVNIVAAIRDAQHADLAPAEPRPGGQR